A window of Mucilaginibacter paludis DSM 18603 contains these coding sequences:
- a CDS encoding TonB-dependent receptor produces the protein MKLKIFIGSFFALFIYFSAYSINTIKVNGDEPKAAATGTLTGLITDKADGQPLIGVTVSIPDLKNATTTNTQGRYILNRVPKGTYLVQVRYIGYATINQKVDFTKNSVMNFQMHVSTIEAGEVVITGVARATELKKSPIPIVAITKQALDERAGAGNVIDQIANLPGVSAVTTGPNVSKPFIHGLGYNRVITSVDGIRQEGQQWGDEHGVEVDQNAVDRIEVIKGPASLTYGSDAIGGVVNLISPAPVAEGKILGSVQGIYGTNNGLYNGSFRLQGNQNGLVWGTVISAKGAKDYQNQHDGRVYNTAYQERDARVMVGINKSWGYSYLNASVFDDQQEIPDGSRDSLTRQFTKQVTEADAFRPIVSSSELNSYSISPLHQHVQLYRIYSNSNFVFGDNGSLSVNLGYQYSHRREFTHPTATDIPGLNLNLNTYTYDLRYNFNLAKDYETSVGLNGMYQTNSLGPGTNFPIPAYHQFDIGPFFLIKKSYGKLDVSAGGRFDSRSFTGQAAYVDTTNAAFPLLYTGSNPTTTPNVVSQFNALSKTFTGFSGSFGATYNFSNEFLIKGNIARGFRAPSIAELSSNGADPGSQIYHTGNKNFVPEFSLQEDIGAFLTLPNVSASAEVFNNSISNYIFQQQLLNADGSPVLTQGYNTFEYVQTKAQIYGGELSLDIHPVKWLHFENSMSLTYGQNKGTGGKVPDSLKYLPFIPPLHTHSELRGKFDKGFGSLKNVYAFVGFDHFNPQDRFFSAYGTETYTAGYNLISAGVGGNIVNAAGKKVLELFIEGTNLANVNYQSNMSRLKYFDNAEPGPGVQPGIFNMGRNISFKVVVPFDFSPKSKG, from the coding sequence ATGAAATTAAAAATTTTTATAGGTTCATTTTTTGCCCTGTTTATCTATTTTTCTGCCTACTCAATTAACACCATTAAAGTTAACGGCGATGAGCCCAAAGCCGCCGCGACCGGCACACTAACCGGGCTGATAACCGATAAGGCCGACGGGCAGCCTTTAATTGGCGTAACCGTAAGCATACCCGATTTAAAAAACGCTACTACTACCAATACCCAGGGTAGATATATTTTAAACCGCGTGCCTAAAGGTACCTACCTGGTGCAGGTGCGTTATATTGGTTATGCCACCATCAATCAAAAGGTTGATTTTACAAAAAACAGTGTCATGAATTTCCAGATGCATGTATCCACCATTGAGGCCGGAGAAGTGGTTATAACAGGTGTTGCACGGGCAACCGAATTGAAAAAGAGCCCCATCCCCATCGTTGCCATCACCAAACAAGCGCTTGATGAGCGGGCCGGAGCGGGCAACGTGATAGACCAGATAGCCAACTTGCCCGGTGTAAGCGCGGTTACCACCGGTCCCAACGTATCTAAGCCCTTTATACACGGTTTAGGCTATAACCGGGTAATTACGTCGGTAGACGGGATACGCCAGGAAGGCCAGCAATGGGGTGATGAGCATGGTGTTGAGGTTGACCAAAACGCGGTTGACCGGATTGAAGTGATCAAAGGACCTGCAAGTTTAACTTATGGGTCTGACGCGATAGGCGGCGTGGTGAACCTGATATCGCCGGCACCGGTTGCGGAAGGGAAAATATTAGGATCGGTACAGGGTATTTACGGTACCAACAATGGTTTATACAATGGTTCGTTCCGTTTGCAGGGCAACCAAAATGGTTTGGTTTGGGGTACGGTAATCTCTGCTAAAGGCGCTAAAGATTATCAGAACCAGCATGACGGCCGTGTATATAATACCGCCTACCAGGAGCGTGATGCGCGGGTAATGGTGGGTATAAACAAATCATGGGGCTACTCGTACCTAAACGCTTCGGTATTTGACGATCAGCAGGAGATTCCCGATGGAAGCCGCGACTCGCTTACACGCCAGTTTACCAAACAGGTTACCGAAGCGGATGCCTTCCGCCCTATCGTATCCTCATCTGAGTTAAACTCCTACAGTATTTCTCCGCTGCATCAGCATGTGCAGTTATACCGCATTTATAGCAACAGCAATTTTGTATTTGGCGATAATGGCAGTTTAAGCGTAAACCTGGGCTATCAGTATAGCCATCGCCGGGAGTTTACACACCCTACCGCTACCGATATACCGGGCTTAAACCTCAATCTTAATACTTATACTTACGATTTAAGATACAACTTTAACCTCGCTAAGGATTATGAAACATCGGTTGGTTTAAACGGCATGTATCAAACCAATAGCCTGGGCCCGGGCACCAATTTTCCGATACCGGCCTACCACCAGTTTGATATTGGCCCCTTCTTTTTAATTAAAAAGAGCTATGGCAAATTAGATGTATCGGCAGGTGGGCGATTTGATAGCCGCTCATTTACCGGACAGGCTGCTTATGTTGATACTACCAATGCTGCTTTCCCATTATTATATACTGGTAGCAATCCAACCACCACGCCTAACGTGGTTTCGCAGTTTAATGCCTTGAGCAAAACCTTTACGGGCTTTTCGGGAAGCTTTGGCGCAACGTACAATTTCTCGAACGAATTTTTGATCAAGGGTAATATCGCGCGTGGTTTCAGGGCACCGAGCATTGCCGAGCTATCGTCCAACGGGGCCGATCCGGGTTCGCAGATCTATCATACCGGTAACAAAAACTTTGTTCCGGAGTTTAGCTTGCAGGAAGATATAGGGGCTTTTTTAACACTACCTAACGTGAGCGCCAGCGCGGAGGTTTTTAACAATAGTATTTCAAATTATATTTTTCAGCAGCAATTGCTTAATGCCGATGGTTCGCCGGTATTAACACAGGGGTATAACACTTTTGAGTATGTACAAACCAAGGCCCAAATTTATGGCGGCGAATTGAGCCTGGATATTCATCCTGTTAAATGGTTACACTTTGAAAACTCCATGAGTTTAACTTACGGGCAGAATAAAGGTACCGGTGGTAAGGTGCCCGATAGTTTAAAGTATCTGCCGTTTATCCCGCCTTTGCACACCCATTCTGAACTGCGCGGAAAATTTGACAAAGGGTTTGGCTCATTGAAAAACGTATATGCCTTTGTTGGTTTTGATCATTTTAATCCCCAGGACAGATTTTTTTCGGCGTATGGTACAGAAACCTATACTGCGGGCTATAACCTGATTAGCGCCGGTGTTGGCGGCAATATTGTTAACGCGGCCGGTAAAAAAGTGTTGGAGTTATTTATTGAAGGCACCAACCTGGCGAATGTAAATTACCAATCGAACATGAGCCGGTTAAAATATTTTGATAATGCTGAGCCGGGGCCGGGCGTTCAGCCTGGTATATTTAACATGGGCCGGAATATCAGCTTTAAGGTGGTAGTGCCTTTTGATTTTTCGCCTAAGAGTAAGGGGTAG
- a CDS encoding peptidylprolyl isomerase — translation MKKLFTLGLTLLILSTAFAKAPKNQYIRIKSSYGMCIIRLYNETPKHRDNFIKLTKQGYFNGTLFHRIIQGFMIQGGDPDSKNAKPLIELGNGGPKYTIDAEFNDSLFHKRGVLGAARENDDVNPKRASSGSQFYIVEGKRYTDEELDKVEIKRLQGRKIPPSQREWYKSVGGTPQLDHNYTVFGEVITGIDMVDRIAAIKKDERDRPLQDVAISVELLSKRECKQLDKLLLLNTQ, via the coding sequence ATGAAGAAACTTTTTACCCTGGGCCTAACCTTATTAATATTATCCACGGCATTTGCCAAAGCGCCTAAAAATCAATACATCCGGATTAAAAGCAGCTACGGGATGTGCATTATCCGTTTGTATAACGAAACGCCAAAGCACAGGGATAATTTTATTAAACTTACTAAGCAAGGTTATTTTAACGGTACGCTTTTCCACCGCATTATCCAGGGCTTTATGATACAGGGCGGCGACCCGGATTCTAAAAATGCCAAACCGCTTATTGAGTTAGGCAACGGGGGGCCAAAATATACCATTGATGCTGAATTTAACGATAGCCTTTTTCATAAACGAGGCGTATTAGGCGCCGCCCGCGAAAATGATGATGTTAATCCTAAAAGAGCATCCAGCGGTTCGCAGTTTTACATTGTTGAAGGCAAGCGCTATACCGACGAGGAACTGGATAAGGTAGAGATAAAACGCCTGCAAGGACGTAAAATACCACCATCGCAGCGCGAATGGTATAAAAGCGTAGGCGGCACGCCGCAACTTGACCATAATTATACCGTTTTTGGCGAGGTAATAACCGGCATTGATATGGTTGACAGGATTGCCGCCATTAAAAAGGACGAGCGCGACCGCCCTTTGCAAGATGTAGCCATATCCGTTGAATTACTGAGCAAACGCGAATGTAAACAACTGGATAAGTTGCTCCTGCTCAATACCCAATAA